Proteins found in one Pseudomonas marvdashtae genomic segment:
- the motD gene encoding flagellar motor protein MotD produces the protein MARRRHREEHVNHERWLVSYADFITLLFAFFVVMYSISSVNEGKYKVISEALIGVFTDSDRALKPIPIGDERPKTTTPAKPLVRDAEQVDAGIAGGSDPLKSIADDISAAFGDLISSNQMTVRGNELWVEIELNSSLLFGSGDAMPSDMAFTIIDKVATILKPFDNPIHVEGFTDDQPIRTAQYPTNWELSSARSASIVRMLAMQGVNPGRLASVGYGEFQPVANNATAEGRARNRRVVLVVSRNLDVRRSLTGTGTANAKPDAALKRAGTQTAPPPVKSPVRQNAVNSPSPAL, from the coding sequence ATGGCCCGTCGCAGGCATCGTGAAGAACACGTCAACCATGAACGCTGGCTGGTTTCCTACGCCGACTTCATCACGCTGCTGTTCGCTTTTTTCGTGGTCATGTATTCGATCTCGTCGGTCAACGAAGGCAAGTACAAAGTGATCTCCGAGGCGTTGATCGGGGTCTTTACCGACTCCGACCGCGCCCTCAAGCCCATTCCCATCGGTGACGAGCGTCCGAAGACAACGACACCGGCCAAGCCTCTGGTCAGGGACGCCGAGCAGGTCGACGCCGGCATTGCCGGTGGCAGCGACCCGCTGAAGAGCATCGCCGATGACATCAGCGCGGCGTTCGGCGACCTGATCAGTTCCAACCAGATGACCGTGCGCGGCAATGAGTTGTGGGTCGAGATCGAACTCAATTCCAGCCTGTTGTTTGGCAGTGGCGACGCGATGCCCAGCGACATGGCGTTCACCATCATCGATAAGGTCGCGACAATCCTGAAACCGTTCGACAACCCGATCCACGTCGAAGGCTTCACCGATGACCAGCCGATCCGCACTGCGCAGTACCCGACCAACTGGGAACTGTCCTCGGCCCGTTCGGCGAGCATCGTGCGCATGCTGGCCATGCAGGGCGTCAATCCCGGTCGGCTGGCATCGGTGGGCTATGGCGAGTTCCAGCCGGTGGCGAACAACGCCACCGCCGAAGGCCGTGCGCGCAATCGGCGGGTGGTGCTGGTGGTCTCGCGCAACCTCGATGTCCGTCGCAGCCTGACCGGCACTGGCACGGCGAACGCAAAACCGGATGCGGCATTGAAGCGGGCTGGCACACAAACTGCACCGCCCCCGGTCAAGTCGCCGGTAAGACAGAACGCCGTCAATTCTCCGTCACCGGCTTTATAA
- a CDS encoding flagellar motor protein, which yields MDVLSLIGIIMAFVAIIGGNYLEGGHLGALANGPAALIVIGGTVGAALLQSPMSAFKRAMQVLVWILFPPRVDLAGGIDRVVNWSLTARKEGLLGLEGVADAEPDNYSRKGLQLLVDGAEPEAIRSILEVDFYTQESRDIEAAKVFESMGGYAPTIGIIGAVMGLIHVMGNLADPSQLGSGIAVAFVATIYGVASANLVLLPIAAKLKSIALRQSRYREMLLEGILSIAEGENPRSIELKLQGFMD from the coding sequence ATGGATGTGCTCAGCCTGATCGGCATCATCATGGCGTTTGTCGCCATCATTGGTGGCAATTATCTGGAAGGCGGTCACCTGGGCGCGCTGGCCAACGGCCCGGCCGCACTGATCGTGATCGGTGGCACCGTCGGCGCTGCGTTGTTGCAATCGCCGATGAGCGCGTTCAAGCGCGCCATGCAGGTACTGGTCTGGATTTTGTTCCCGCCTCGGGTCGATCTGGCCGGAGGCATCGACCGCGTCGTCAACTGGAGCCTCACCGCTCGCAAGGAAGGCTTGCTGGGTCTGGAAGGGGTGGCCGATGCCGAACCCGACAACTACTCGCGCAAAGGCCTGCAATTGCTGGTGGACGGCGCCGAACCGGAAGCGATCCGCAGCATCCTGGAAGTGGATTTCTACACCCAGGAAAGCCGCGACATCGAAGCGGCCAAAGTCTTCGAAAGCATGGGCGGCTACGCGCCGACCATCGGCATCATCGGCGCGGTCATGGGCCTGATCCACGTGATGGGCAACCTGGCCGATCCGTCGCAACTGGGCAGCGGTATCGCCGTGGCCTTCGTTGCCACGATCTACGGCGTGGCGAGTGCCAACCTGGTGTTGCTGCCGATTGCCGCCAAGCTCAAGTCCATTGCATTGCGCCAGTCGCGCTACCGCGAAATGTTGCTGGAAGGCATCCTGTCGATCGCCGAAGGCGAGAACCCGCGCTCCATTGAGTTGAAGCTCCAGGGCTTCATGGACTGA
- a CDS encoding protein-glutamate methylesterase/protein-glutamine glutaminase, giving the protein MVVKVLVVDDSGFFRRRVSEILSADTSIQVVGTATNGKEAIDQALALKPDVITMDYEMPMMDGITAVRHIMQRCPTPVLMFSSLTHEGARVTLDALDAGAVDFLPKNFEDISRNPDKVRQMLCEKVHSISRSNRRVSAYSAPAPVPTAAPTPAPTPASSSGFNLAPVRSAPAPAPARSAPASASSSAPKRKAYKLVAIGTSTGGPVALQRVLTQLPANFPAPIVLIQHMPAAFTKAFAERLDKLCNISVKEAEDGDILRPGLALLAPGGKQMMIDGRGAVKILPGDERLNYKPCVDITFGSAAKSYGDKVLAVVLTGMGADGREGARLLKQGGSAIWAQDEASCVIYGMPMAIVKADLADAVYSLDDIGRHLVEACL; this is encoded by the coding sequence ATGGTAGTTAAAGTCCTGGTGGTGGACGATTCGGGGTTCTTCCGCCGCCGCGTCTCGGAAATTCTTTCAGCGGACACGAGCATTCAGGTCGTCGGCACGGCGACCAATGGTAAAGAGGCGATCGATCAAGCCCTGGCACTCAAGCCGGACGTGATCACCATGGACTACGAGATGCCGATGATGGATGGCATCACGGCGGTGCGGCATATCATGCAGCGCTGCCCGACCCCGGTATTGATGTTTTCCTCCCTGACCCACGAAGGCGCTCGCGTCACCCTCGATGCGCTGGACGCCGGGGCCGTGGATTTCCTGCCAAAGAATTTCGAAGACATTTCGCGCAACCCGGACAAGGTCCGGCAGATGTTGTGCGAGAAAGTCCATAGCATCTCCCGCAGCAACCGACGCGTCAGTGCCTACAGCGCACCTGCGCCTGTGCCTACGGCCGCGCCGACGCCTGCGCCAACGCCAGCGTCGTCCAGCGGTTTCAACCTGGCACCGGTTCGCAGTGCTCCGGCACCCGCTCCCGCTCGTTCGGCGCCTGCCAGCGCTTCGTCGTCGGCGCCCAAGCGCAAGGCTTACAAGCTCGTCGCCATCGGCACGTCCACGGGCGGCCCGGTCGCGCTGCAGCGGGTCCTGACCCAGTTGCCGGCCAATTTTCCGGCCCCCATCGTGCTGATCCAGCATATGCCTGCCGCGTTCACCAAGGCTTTCGCCGAGCGCCTGGACAAGCTGTGCAACATCAGCGTCAAGGAAGCCGAGGATGGCGACATCCTGCGTCCAGGGCTGGCGCTGCTGGCGCCGGGTGGCAAGCAGATGATGATCGACGGCCGTGGCGCGGTGAAAATCCTGCCGGGCGATGAGCGTTTGAATTACAAACCATGCGTCGACATTACCTTCGGTTCCGCCGCGAAATCCTACGGCGACAAAGTTCTGGCGGTGGTGCTCACCGGCATGGGCGCCGACGGTCGCGAAGGCGCGCGCTTGCTCAAGCAGGGCGGCAGTGCGATCTGGGCCCAGGATGAAGCCAGTTGCGTGATCTATGGCATGCCGATGGCGATCGTCAAGGCGGACCTGGCCGATGCGGTCTACAGCCTGGACGACATCGGTAGACACCTGGTCGAGGCGTGCCTGTAA